The DNA region CCTGTTCGGACGTCCGGAGGCGACCCGCGCCGAGGTCGAGGCCGCCGCCTCGGCGATCGGCGCGCACGAGTTCATCACCCGGCTGCCCGACGGCTACGACACCGACGTGCGCAAGCGCGGCGGGCGGCTGTCCGCGGGGCAACGCCAGCTGGTGGCGTTCGCGCGGGCGTTCCTCGCGGACCCCGCGGTGCTGATCCTCGACGAGGCGACGTCGTCGCTGGACGTGCCCTCGGAACGACTGGTGCAGCGCGCGTTGCGCACCATCCTCGTCGACCGTACGGCGCTGATCATCGCCCACCGGCTCTCCACCGTGGAGATCGCCGACCGGGTCCTCGTGCTCGACGCGGGGCGGATCGTGGAGGACGGCTCGCCCCGCGAGCTCATCGCGAGCACAGGGGCGTACGCCGACCTCCACCAGGCCTGGCTCGACTCCCTCGTCTGACCCGCCCCGCCCCGGCTCCCCTCGCCTCCCCCCAGAAGGTGATCACCTGTGTCCCCTCAGCGGCTTTCGGCCGGGCACGGCCTTTCGGCCGCACGAGAGGGGACACAGGTGATCACCAAGGGGGGGTGACGTCAGCCCCCCGAGATGACCGGCCTGACCTCGACTGTGTCGGTGTCCTCCACGGTGTCCTCCCGGGTCAGGAGCTCGCGGCCCCTGATCACCAGCACCGCGTCGGGGTGGAGGCCGACCTCGACCAGCA from Frankiaceae bacterium includes:
- a CDS encoding MoaD/ThiS family protein, which gives rise to MIVKLRNPDREISVDGPKRVRDLLVEVGLHPDAVLVIRGRELLTREDTVEDTDTVEVRPVISGG